The Spirochaetaceae bacterium genome window below encodes:
- a CDS encoding uracil-xanthine permease family protein produces the protein MKLFESYNDDLTVSKKVILGLQHTFTMFGATILVPILTGLNISVALFMAGLCTLLFHLVTRGKMPIFLGSSFAFIAPVVAVGTMYGLEYAGGGIVISGIIYLIMAGLIKLFGKTKILSFFPPIVTGPITIIIGLTLAPVAISSASSNWALAIASFLIVVIISVFTKGFLQAIPVLCGLLGGYLIAVVTGNIDYSAIGAASWVGLPSFTLAKFSVNATLLIAPVAIVTIIEHIGDVIAVGNTCKKDFVKDPGLNRTMLGDGLASLVSAMFGGPANTTYSENTGVLALTKVFNPVVMRIAALFAIVLALVPKFSAIISSIPAAVIGGISIVLFGMIASVGARILVESHTDFNQPRNLLIAASILVLGLGGATIPINIGAVSFTLSSLAVAAIAGIILNKVLPNKG, from the coding sequence ATGAAACTTTTTGAATCGTACAACGACGATTTAACGGTATCTAAAAAGGTGATTTTAGGCTTACAGCACACCTTTACTATGTTTGGGGCGACTATTTTAGTACCCATTTTAACGGGGCTAAACATTTCGGTAGCGTTATTTATGGCAGGGCTTTGTACCCTGCTTTTTCATTTAGTAACGCGCGGTAAAATGCCTATCTTTTTAGGCTCATCTTTTGCCTTTATCGCCCCCGTAGTAGCGGTTGGTACTATGTATGGCCTAGAGTACGCCGGCGGTGGTATTGTTATATCGGGTATTATTTACCTTATTATGGCCGGCCTTATTAAATTGTTTGGTAAAACCAAAATACTAAGCTTTTTTCCGCCTATCGTTACCGGCCCCATCACCATTATTATCGGCCTAACTTTAGCCCCCGTAGCTATTAGCAGCGCCTCCAGCAACTGGGCCTTAGCCATTGCCAGCTTTTTAATTGTCGTTATTATTAGCGTTTTTACTAAAGGTTTTTTACAGGCCATCCCGGTACTTTGCGGACTTTTGGGCGGTTATTTAATTGCCGTTGTTACCGGCAATATCGATTACAGTGCTATCGGCGCCGCCAGCTGGGTAGGTTTACCCAGCTTTACTTTAGCCAAATTTAGCGTAAATGCAACTTTATTAATAGCGCCGGTGGCTATTGTTACCATTATAGAGCACATCGGCGATGTAATTGCTGTAGGCAACACCTGTAAAAAAGATTTTGTTAAAGACCCCGGCCTAAACCGCACAATGTTAGGCGATGGCTTAGCCTCTCTCGTATCGGCAATGTTCGGCGGCCCGGCTAACACCACTTACAGCGAAAACACCGGCGTACTAGCCTTAACTAAGGTTTTTAACCCGGTTGTTATGCGCATTGCCGCCCTTTTTGCCATCGTGCTAGCCTTAGTACCTAAATTTAGCGCCATTATCAGCAGCATTCCGGCAGCGGTCATCGGCGGTATTTCGATAGTACTTTTTGGTATGATAGCTTCTGTAGGTGCACGCATTTTAGTAGAAAGCCATACCGATTTTAACCAGCCGCGTAACCTATTAATAGCTGCCTCTATTTTGGTACTCGGTTTAGGCGGAGCGACTATCCCGATAAATATTGGAGCCGTATCTTTTACTTTATCTAGCTTAGCGGTAGCCGCTATTGCCGGTATTATTTTAAATAAAGTTTTACCTAATAAAGGTTAA